From one Mya arenaria isolate MELC-2E11 chromosome 4, ASM2691426v1 genomic stretch:
- the LOC128231812 gene encoding protein wech-like: MDAVPGRNATKATKSAHETTYCQPCFEDGKTLPPEAFCPVCNEFLCSTCARVHRNMKLTRNHPLQDKSSMPSSFRADSADKHFTETCKLHVEKFIEYYCPHHEDLLCGYCVVGNEEHRSCNVEKIYQVAKRYKEASEYTCLMAGLGKIVNDIENYSSNIHASMNSVDEESLTNINELRKFRNEINQYLDKREKELLEEIDQKKRNSSSLLNELKSKCKNVKQATEKLSSELQAQEANSNQLFIVGKRAVKELTGLQKALDDVDRLSKVPQYTLLRDPAIEHLLASNTAIGKLEEKESTSALEQQQHKPETMQQQRQQKTKQQQLLHAQALMQIRADLSQSQFKRRPGIPMKTSEDTNDCFLTSLAFLPGDRFLLVDCNNTSVKLVDTKSNKVVSQLKLSSSPWDLCLLPGDKAAVLCLLRETYSLYQLRTKSHYRALLRWVYNAME, translated from the exons ATGGATGCAGTCCCAGGCCGAAATGCTACGAAAGCAACTAAATCAGCCCATGAAACCACTTATTGCCAGCCTTGTTTTGAAGATGGCAAGACACTTCCTCCCGAGGCCTTCTGTCCCGTCTGCAATGAGTTCCTCTGTTCTACCTGTGCCCGCGTACACAGGAACATGAAGCTGACTAGGAACCACCCCCTCCAGGATAAGAGCAGTATGCCTTCCTCCTTCCGTGCCGACAGTGCGGATAAGcattttacagaaacatgtaaGCTCCATGTTGAAAAGTTCATAGAATACTACTGCCCTCATCATGAGGACCTTCTTTGTGGATACTGTGTGGTTGGGAATGAAGAACATCGCTCTTGTAATGTAGAGAAGATTTATCAAGTGGCAAAACGATACAAGGAAGCTTCAGAATACACCTGTCTGATGGCAGGACTTGGCAAAATTGTGAATGACATTGAAAACTATTCATCAAACATACACGCAAGCATGAATTCGGTGGACGAAGAAAGTCTCACCAATATCAATGAGCTTCGCAAATTTAGGAACGAAATCAACCAGTACCTGGATAAGAGGGAAAAGGAGTTACTGGAAGAAATCGATCAGAAGAAACGAAACTCGTCGTCACTGCTAAATGAATTGAAATCAAAATGCAAGAACGTGAAACAAGCCACTGAAAAACTTAGTTCGGAGCTACAAGCACAAGAAGCGAACAGCAACCAGCTGTTTATAGTAGGAAAGCGAGCTGTAAAAGAGCTGACAGGTCTGCAAAAAGCCTTGGACGATGTAGACAGGTTGAGTAAAGTTCCCCAGTACACGCTACTTAGGGATCCCGCCATTGAACATTTGCTAGCTTCTAACACAGCAATAGGAAAGTTGGAAGAGAAGGAATCAACTTCGGCGTTAGAACAGCAACAACACAAACCTGAGACGATGCAGCAACAACGACAGCAAAAGACAAAGCAGCAACAGCTTTTACATGCACAAG CCCTTATGCAGATCCGTGCAGACCTAAGCCAGTCCCAGTTCAAAAGACGACCGGGCATCCCAATGAAGACATCAGAAGATACCAATGACTGCTTCCTGACCAGTCTTGCCTTTTTGCCAGGGGACAGGTTCCTATTGGTTGATTGCAACAATACATCAGTGAAGCTAGTGGACACCAAGTCTAACAAGGTGGTGTCCCAGTTGAAACTGTCGAGTTCGCCATGGGACCTGTGTCTCCTGCCCGGAGACAAGGCAGCCGTACTCTGCCTACTGAGGGAAACGTACAGTTTGTATCAACTAAGGACAAAGTCACACTACAGGGCATTATTAAGGTGGGTGTACAATGCTATGGAATAG